In Ancalomicrobiaceae bacterium S20, the following proteins share a genomic window:
- a CDS encoding DUF3297 family protein — translation MADTPPDRLSVDPASPFYDEALLARGIGIRFKGVERTNVEEYCISENWVRMPVPTAKDRRGNPMVLKLTGPVEAWFKDDA, via the coding sequence ATGGCCGATACCCCGCCCGACCGTCTGTCCGTCGACCCGGCGAGCCCGTTCTACGACGAGGCCCTGCTCGCCCGCGGCATCGGCATCCGCTTCAAGGGCGTCGAGCGCACCAACGTCGAGGAATATTGCATCAGCGAGAACTGGGTGCGCATGCCGGTGCCGACCGCCAAGGATCGGCGCGGCAACCCAATGGTGCTGAAGCTGACCGGCCCGGTCGAGGCCTGGTTCAAGGACGACGCGTGA
- a CDS encoding iron ABC transporter permease yields the protein MLAVTVALFAAVGLVPVLRLADAALRPAGVFDAAPFLAEIATRRAALALRHSLETCLLGGFGALVIGGLVALAAALTDVRAVRPIAFLYVLSMLMAPQVTALAFLTATGPSSPLLNSLGLAPAPGSANPLTGPAGIIALLALHHSPLVFILLRTGLASIPGDVIEAARISGARPTRIARTIVLPLMRPYLAAAAALAFVACVGNFGIPALLGISVNYLTLPTLIYVEISSGGPAVLADMAALSVVMAVMTLAGLAVAGLVAPGRATRIAPGAGLGRPFRLGSWRLPVEAALWLLVAIVFVLPVASLVTTALVPAYGVALTSTTLTLDNFVEVLARQKVTVRALVNSGLYAGLAAALLALAAIPAAHVLERRGGRLKAIAETLIELPYALPGIVLAVATILLFLKPLPLVGVSLYATPAIIVVAYLIRFATVALKAPAAAMAQLPTDIEEAARIAGAGYARRLWTIVAPLIAPAAVAGALAVFLTAFNELTVSALLWSAGTETLGVVMFNLEDGGYATLAAAVAVVSIGVIAVAMIGLDLCASRLPRRVVPWR from the coding sequence GTGCTGGCCGTCACCGTCGCGCTCTTCGCGGCGGTCGGGCTCGTGCCGGTGCTGCGGCTCGCCGATGCCGCGCTGCGGCCCGCCGGCGTGTTCGACGCCGCGCCCTTCCTTGCCGAAATCGCGACCCGGCGCGCCGCCCTCGCGCTCAGGCACAGTCTGGAGACCTGCCTTCTCGGCGGCTTCGGCGCGCTGGTGATCGGCGGGCTGGTCGCGCTCGCCGCCGCGCTGACCGACGTGCGCGCGGTCCGGCCGATCGCGTTCCTCTATGTCCTGTCGATGCTGATGGCGCCGCAGGTGACGGCGCTCGCCTTCCTGACCGCGACCGGCCCGTCGAGCCCGCTGCTCAACAGTCTCGGCCTCGCGCCGGCACCGGGCAGCGCCAATCCGCTCACCGGCCCGGCCGGGATCATCGCGCTGCTGGCGCTGCATCATTCGCCGCTCGTGTTCATCCTGCTCCGGACCGGGCTCGCCAGCATCCCCGGCGACGTGATCGAGGCGGCGCGGATCTCTGGCGCGCGGCCGACGCGGATCGCGCGCACGATCGTGCTGCCGCTGATGAGACCCTATCTCGCCGCTGCCGCGGCGCTCGCCTTCGTCGCCTGTGTCGGCAATTTCGGCATTCCGGCGCTGCTCGGCATCTCGGTCAACTATCTGACGCTGCCGACGCTGATCTATGTCGAGATCAGCTCGGGCGGCCCGGCCGTGCTCGCCGACATGGCGGCGCTGTCGGTGGTGATGGCGGTGATGACGCTCGCCGGGCTGGCGGTCGCGGGCCTGGTCGCGCCGGGCCGGGCGACGCGCATCGCGCCGGGGGCGGGGCTCGGGCGGCCGTTCCGGCTCGGGTCCTGGCGCCTCCCTGTCGAGGCCGCGCTCTGGCTCCTCGTCGCGATCGTGTTCGTGCTGCCGGTCGCCTCGCTGGTGACCACCGCCCTCGTGCCGGCCTATGGCGTGGCGCTGACCTCGACGACGTTGACGCTCGACAATTTCGTCGAGGTGCTGGCTCGTCAGAAGGTGACCGTCCGCGCGCTCGTGAACTCCGGCCTCTATGCCGGGCTCGCGGCGGCGCTGCTGGCGCTCGCGGCGATCCCGGCCGCCCATGTGCTGGAGCGGCGCGGTGGCCGGCTGAAGGCGATCGCCGAGACGCTGATCGAGCTCCCTTACGCGCTGCCGGGCATCGTGCTCGCGGTCGCGACGATCCTCCTGTTCCTGAAGCCGCTGCCGCTCGTCGGCGTCAGTCTCTACGCGACGCCCGCAATCATCGTGGTCGCCTATCTGATCCGCTTCGCGACCGTCGCGCTCAAGGCCCCCGCCGCCGCCATGGCGCAACTGCCGACCGACATCGAGGAGGCCGCGCGCATCGCCGGGGCCGGCTACGCCCGCCGGCTCTGGACCATCGTCGCGCCGCTGATCGCGCCGGCAGCGGTGGCCGGCGCCTTGGCTGTGTTCCTGACCGCGTTCAACGAGCTGACCGTCTCGGCGCTCCTGTGGTCGGCCGGCACCGAGACGCTGGGCGTGGTGATGTTCAATCTCGAGGATGGCGGCTACGCGACGCTCGCGGCCGCCGTCGCGGTGGTCTCGATCGGCGTGATCGCGGTGGCGATGATCGGGCTCGATCTCTGCGCCAGCCGGCTGCCGCGCCGCGTCGTCCCTTGGCGGTGA
- a CDS encoding ATP-binding cassette domain-containing protein: MAPGFPVALSLRSDETVAAVGPRSSASHPASTTAPPTAATSQAADDRAGLADVVWSSLRPFVRAETPADEIEVSAVDAERETAAHGPGATLSLAGVEKRFGDKTVLHGIDLDLASGEFLVIVGKSGCGKSTLLRLLVGLDQPTAGTITLDDASGAAPNARIVFQEPRLLPWASVVDNVAVGLPPGRSKAAARRAALDALADVHLQARADEWPSVLSGGQRQRVALARALVSRPDLLVLDEPLGALDALTRITMQNLIERVWSAQGFTAVLVTHDVAEAVALGDRVIVIDEGRITLDLRIDLPRPRERGSAELARLEGRLLDAIFGVEEVVY; encoded by the coding sequence ATGGCACCCGGCTTTCCAGTCGCACTGAGCCTTCGCTCGGACGAGACCGTCGCCGCTGTCGGCCCTCGCTCGTCCGCTTCTCACCCTGCGTCGACCACCGCGCCGCCGACCGCTGCAACGTCGCAGGCGGCGGATGATCGTGCCGGCCTGGCCGATGTCGTCTGGAGTTCGCTGCGCCCGTTCGTGCGGGCCGAGACGCCGGCCGACGAGATCGAGGTCTCCGCCGTCGATGCGGAGCGCGAGACGGCGGCCCACGGTCCGGGCGCGACGTTGTCGCTCGCGGGCGTGGAAAAACGCTTCGGCGACAAGACCGTACTGCACGGCATCGATCTCGATCTGGCAAGCGGTGAGTTCCTGGTCATCGTCGGCAAGAGCGGCTGCGGCAAGAGCACGCTGTTGCGCCTGCTGGTCGGCCTCGATCAGCCGACCGCCGGCACGATCACGCTCGACGATGCGTCGGGCGCCGCGCCGAACGCGCGGATCGTATTCCAGGAGCCCCGGCTGCTGCCGTGGGCGAGCGTGGTCGACAATGTCGCGGTCGGCCTGCCGCCGGGCCGATCGAAGGCGGCGGCGCGGCGCGCCGCGCTCGATGCGCTCGCCGACGTCCATCTGCAGGCGCGTGCCGACGAGTGGCCCTCGGTCCTGTCGGGTGGCCAGCGGCAACGCGTGGCGCTCGCCCGGGCGCTGGTCAGCCGGCCGGACCTGCTCGTGCTCGACGAGCCGCTCGGCGCGCTCGACGCCCTGACGCGGATCACCATGCAGAACCTGATCGAGCGGGTCTGGAGCGCACAGGGCTTCACCGCCGTCCTGGTGACCCACGACGTCGCCGAGGCGGTGGCGCTCGGCGACCGCGTCATCGTGATCGACGAGGGCCGCATCACGCTCGATCTCCGAATCGACCTGCCGCGTCCGCGCGAACGCGGCTCGGCCGAGCTCGCCCGGCTCGAAGGCCGTCTTCTCGACGCGATCTTCGGTGTCGAGGAGGTCGTCTACTGA
- a CDS encoding ABC transporter permease subunit — protein MSIKAFRLSGLVPYALPAAVIALWQIGSSLGVISNRVLPAPTDVVAAAWRLTLSGELLANAEISTLRALAGLLVGGGIGFGLGLANGLSRAADRATDTTVQMIRNIPHLALIPLVILWFGIGEEAKLFLVALGVFFPVYANTVHGVRHVDAQLVEMGRAYGMNSWALFRRVILPGALPSIFVGLRYALGIMWLTLIVAETISASSGLGYMAMQAREFMLVDVVVLSILIYAALGKLADSLARFLERRSLAWHPAFQSH, from the coding sequence ATGTCGATCAAGGCGTTCCGCCTGTCCGGGCTCGTGCCCTATGCCCTGCCCGCCGCGGTGATCGCGCTCTGGCAGATCGGTAGCTCGCTCGGCGTGATCTCGAACCGCGTCCTGCCGGCGCCAACCGATGTCGTCGCGGCCGCCTGGCGGCTGACGCTTTCCGGCGAACTCCTCGCCAATGCCGAGATCAGCACGTTGCGCGCGCTCGCCGGCCTGCTGGTCGGCGGCGGCATCGGCTTCGGCCTCGGGCTCGCCAACGGCCTGTCGCGCGCCGCCGATCGCGCCACCGACACGACCGTGCAGATGATCCGCAACATCCCGCACCTCGCCCTGATCCCGCTGGTCATCCTGTGGTTCGGCATCGGCGAGGAGGCGAAGCTGTTTCTCGTCGCGCTCGGCGTGTTCTTCCCCGTCTATGCCAACACGGTGCACGGCGTGCGCCACGTCGACGCCCAACTGGTCGAAATGGGCCGCGCCTACGGCATGAATTCCTGGGCGCTGTTCCGGCGCGTGATCCTGCCGGGAGCGCTGCCGTCGATCTTCGTCGGCCTGCGCTATGCGCTCGGCATCATGTGGCTGACGCTGATCGTCGCCGAGACGATCTCCGCCTCGTCCGGCCTCGGCTACATGGCCATGCAGGCGCGCGAATTCATGCTGGTCGACGTCGTCGTGCTGTCGATCCTGATCTACGCCGCGCTCGGCAAGCTCGCCGACAGTCTCGCCCGTTTCCTCGAACGCAGGAGCCTCGCATGGCACCCGGCTTTCCAGTCGCACTGA
- a CDS encoding YaiI/YqxD family protein, which translates to MPPRFGGRGPVGGGARERIEILVDGDACPVKDEIYKVAGRHGIAVAVVAHGHIRVPAEPLIRFVRVAEGFNAADDWIAERARPGLIVITTDVPLAHRALGAGAAVVQPTGRILDEASIGMALATRDLMEDLRSGGEQTGGPRPFSTRDRSTFLSALDTVIMRLKRAGHPAA; encoded by the coding sequence TTGCCGCCGCGTTTCGGCGGGCGAGGTCCCGTCGGAGGCGGGGCGCGCGAACGGATCGAGATCCTCGTTGACGGCGACGCCTGCCCGGTCAAGGACGAGATCTACAAGGTTGCCGGCCGCCACGGCATCGCCGTCGCGGTGGTCGCCCATGGGCACATCCGCGTGCCCGCCGAGCCGCTGATCCGCTTCGTGCGCGTCGCGGAGGGCTTCAACGCCGCCGACGACTGGATCGCCGAGCGTGCCCGGCCGGGCCTGATCGTCATCACCACCGACGTCCCGCTCGCCCATCGTGCGCTCGGCGCCGGTGCGGCCGTCGTGCAGCCGACCGGCCGCATCCTCGACGAGGCCTCGATCGGCATGGCGCTGGCGACCCGCGATCTGATGGAGGATCTGCGCTCCGGCGGCGAGCAGACCGGCGGCCCGCGCCCGTTCTCGACCCGCGACCGCTCGACCTTCCTGTCCGCGCTCGACACGGTGATCATGCGGCTGAAACGGGCAGGGCATCCGGCCGCTTGA
- a CDS encoding aliphatic sulfonate ABC transporter substrate-binding protein: MLTRRQILTFAAAGTASALATPILAAAPEPAKEPAKTFRFGWQKNGVPALTKRRGTLETRLAARGVAVTWHEFPSGPPLLEALGAGAIDFGYTGDIPPIFAQAGKLDLVYVGAAPAPGSSSAILVKKDGPIRSLADLKGRTLAFTKGSSAHNVAVSALRKAGLTLKDVTPAYLSPADAGAAFAGGRVEAWSIWDPFYAIAEQNPDVRVLTTAEGIVDSYGYYLANGAYTKANPTLVREVLAELAVQAAWSQDHLEETAKALSEITGVPYDVTLRSVKRTNTRFAVLPVTPEIVKTQQAIADTFAAEGLIPAKLDIASIVWTAPSI; encoded by the coding sequence ATGCTTACACGCCGTCAGATCCTCACGTTCGCCGCCGCCGGCACCGCAAGCGCGCTCGCGACGCCGATCCTCGCCGCCGCCCCCGAGCCTGCCAAGGAGCCCGCGAAGACCTTCCGGTTCGGCTGGCAGAAGAACGGCGTGCCGGCGCTGACCAAGCGCCGCGGCACGCTGGAGACGCGGCTCGCCGCGCGCGGCGTCGCGGTCACCTGGCACGAGTTCCCGTCCGGGCCGCCGCTGCTCGAGGCGCTCGGCGCCGGTGCGATCGATTTCGGCTACACCGGCGACATTCCGCCGATCTTCGCCCAGGCCGGCAAGCTCGACCTCGTTTATGTCGGCGCGGCGCCGGCGCCGGGCTCGTCCTCGGCGATCCTGGTCAAGAAGGACGGCCCGATCCGGTCGCTCGCCGACCTGAAAGGCCGCACGCTCGCCTTCACCAAGGGCTCGAGCGCGCACAACGTCGCCGTCTCGGCGCTGCGCAAGGCCGGCCTGACGCTGAAGGACGTGACGCCGGCCTATCTGTCGCCCGCCGACGCCGGTGCCGCCTTCGCCGGCGGCCGGGTCGAGGCCTGGTCGATCTGGGATCCGTTCTACGCGATCGCCGAGCAGAACCCCGACGTCCGCGTGCTGACCACGGCCGAAGGCATCGTCGACAGCTACGGCTACTACCTCGCCAACGGCGCCTACACCAAGGCGAACCCGACGCTGGTCCGCGAGGTGCTGGCCGAGCTCGCGGTCCAGGCGGCGTGGTCGCAGGATCATCTGGAGGAGACTGCCAAGGCGCTCTCCGAGATCACCGGCGTCCCCTACGATGTAACGCTGCGCTCGGTCAAACGCACGAACACGCGGTTCGCAGTGCTGCCGGTCACGCCCGAGATCGTGAAGACGCAGCAGGCGATCGCCGACACCTTCGCGGCCGAAGGCCTGATCCCGGCGAAGCTCGACATCGCGTCGATCGTCTGGACCGCGCCGAGCATCTGA
- the ssuD gene encoding FMNH2-dependent alkanesulfonate monooxygenase, with translation MSVETLKPTGSDPLNFFWFIPTSGDGPYLGTDDFYRAPDHAYLREIATAVDRLGFGGVLIPTGANCEDSWITATALATATERLKFLVAIRPGTATPAFYARLASAVDRVSNGRLLINIVVGGAPKELAGDGIFLPHDARYDHAEEFFEVFETIAKGGTATLDGKYIKAEGAKLNFPFVQKPRPPLYFGGSSDAAIEFSAGRTDKYLTWGEPPAQVAEKIATVRAAAAAKGREVTFGIRLHFIVRETDEEAFAAADKLISRLSDETIAAAQEKFRNESDSVGQHRMAALHGGRRDNLYVAPNLWAGVGLVRGGAGTALVGSPETIAARLREYQALGIDTVIGSGYPHLEEAYKVAELLFPVLGLGRRSGEVISGDFGTGAGLGARPRRIAGLAAAV, from the coding sequence ATGTCCGTTGAGACGCTGAAGCCGACCGGCTCCGATCCGCTGAATTTCTTCTGGTTCATTCCGACGAGCGGCGACGGGCCGTATCTAGGCACGGACGACTTCTATCGCGCGCCCGATCACGCCTACCTGCGCGAGATCGCGACCGCGGTCGACCGGCTCGGCTTCGGCGGCGTGCTGATCCCGACCGGGGCCAATTGCGAGGACAGCTGGATCACCGCGACCGCGCTCGCCACCGCGACAGAGCGGCTGAAGTTCCTGGTCGCGATCCGGCCCGGCACCGCGACGCCGGCGTTCTACGCCCGGCTCGCCTCGGCGGTCGACCGGGTCTCGAACGGCCGGCTCCTGATCAACATCGTCGTCGGCGGCGCGCCGAAGGAGCTCGCCGGGGACGGCATCTTCCTGCCCCATGACGCGCGCTACGACCACGCGGAGGAGTTCTTCGAGGTGTTCGAGACGATCGCCAAGGGCGGCACCGCGACGCTCGACGGGAAGTACATCAAGGCCGAAGGCGCCAAGCTGAACTTCCCCTTCGTCCAGAAGCCCCGGCCGCCGCTCTATTTCGGCGGCTCTTCCGACGCGGCGATCGAATTCTCCGCCGGTCGGACCGACAAGTATCTGACCTGGGGCGAACCGCCGGCGCAGGTCGCCGAGAAGATCGCGACCGTTCGCGCCGCCGCAGCGGCCAAGGGCCGCGAGGTGACCTTCGGCATCCGCCTGCACTTCATCGTCCGCGAGACCGACGAGGAGGCCTTCGCCGCAGCCGACAAGCTGATCTCGCGCCTTTCCGACGAGACCATCGCCGCCGCGCAGGAGAAATTCCGCAACGAGAGCGATTCCGTCGGCCAGCATCGCATGGCGGCGCTGCACGGCGGCCGGCGCGACAATCTCTATGTCGCGCCGAACCTCTGGGCCGGCGTCGGCCTGGTGCGCGGCGGTGCCGGCACGGCGCTGGTCGGCAGCCCGGAGACGATCGCCGCACGCCTGCGCGAATATCAGGCGCTCGGCATCGATACGGTGATCGGCTCCGGCTATCCGCACCTCGAGGAGGCCTACAAGGTCGCCGAACTGCTGTTCCCGGTGCTCGGTCTCGGCCGTCGCTCGGGCGAGGTGATCTCGGGCGATTTCGGCACCGGCGCCGGGCTCGGCGCCCGGCCGCGCCGCATCGCCGGCCTGGCCGCCGCGGTGTGA
- a CDS encoding ABC transporter substrate-binding protein: protein MLDRRAVLALLFLIAASLPAEAAGGKLVVYTSQPNTDAQQTVDAFKAKHPDVDISFVRDGTPRVLAKLRAEIAAGQPQADVLLIADSVTMEGLKKEGLLLPYKTEATAPYPAGTHDPDGAWFGTKLITTGIVYNTKAPMKPASWSDLLKPEAKGQVQIPTPVTSGAAMIHTVTLTANLPAGWGYYKDLKANGAVATGANGDVLRAVSGGEKLYGFIVDFMPIREKAKGAPIEFVFPAEGVSAVTEPVAILKSSKNPEAAKAFVDFLLSAEGQALTAKQGYVPALPSAPLPAGYPARSAIKVMPFDPAKALAEEAANKKKFQDIFAE from the coding sequence ATGCTCGATCGGCGCGCCGTCCTCGCCCTTCTCTTCCTCATCGCAGCGTCGCTTCCGGCCGAGGCCGCGGGCGGCAAGCTCGTCGTCTACACGAGCCAGCCGAACACCGACGCCCAACAGACGGTCGATGCCTTCAAGGCCAAGCACCCTGATGTCGACATCAGCTTCGTGCGCGACGGCACGCCGCGCGTGCTCGCCAAGCTGCGCGCCGAGATCGCCGCCGGCCAGCCGCAGGCCGACGTGCTGCTGATCGCCGACAGCGTCACCATGGAAGGCCTGAAGAAGGAAGGCCTGCTCCTGCCCTACAAGACCGAGGCGACCGCGCCCTATCCGGCCGGTACGCACGATCCGGACGGCGCCTGGTTCGGCACCAAGCTGATCACGACCGGCATCGTCTACAACACCAAGGCGCCTATGAAGCCGGCGTCCTGGTCGGATCTCCTGAAGCCGGAGGCCAAGGGCCAGGTGCAGATCCCCACGCCGGTCACCTCCGGCGCCGCGATGATCCATACCGTGACGCTGACCGCCAACCTGCCGGCCGGCTGGGGTTACTACAAGGATCTCAAGGCCAACGGCGCGGTCGCGACCGGCGCCAACGGCGATGTGCTGCGCGCGGTCTCGGGCGGCGAGAAGCTCTACGGCTTCATCGTCGACTTCATGCCGATCCGCGAAAAGGCCAAGGGCGCGCCGATCGAGTTCGTGTTTCCGGCCGAGGGCGTCTCTGCCGTGACCGAGCCGGTCGCGATCCTGAAGTCGAGCAAGAATCCCGAGGCGGCCAAGGCCTTTGTCGATTTCCTGCTGTCGGCCGAAGGTCAGGCGCTGACCGCGAAGCAGGGCTATGTCCCGGCGCTGCCGAGTGCGCCGCTGCCGGCCGGCTATCCGGCCCGCTCGGCGATCAAGGTGATGCCCTTCGATCCGGCCAAGGCGCTCGCCGAGGAAGCCGCCAACAAGAAGAAGTTCCAGGACATCTTCGCCGAATGA
- the msuE gene encoding FMN reductase has translation MSRSFVVGIAGNTHRPSRTRALVETLISDVSLRRPIDVEIHDLDGLGPELGATLDPRLAPPRLAAVLDAIVAADALVVASPVYKGTFSGLFKHLFDLVDPKVLQGKPVLIAATGGSERHSLAIDHGLRPLFGFFGAAVVPTGVYATERDFLDYQPSHTALVARIGAAAEELAEVLGSRRAARALAKSA, from the coding sequence ATGTCCCGCTCCTTCGTCGTCGGCATCGCCGGCAACACCCATCGGCCCTCTCGGACCCGCGCGCTGGTCGAGACCCTGATTTCAGACGTGTCGCTGCGGCGGCCGATCGACGTCGAGATCCACGATCTCGATGGTCTCGGCCCCGAGCTCGGCGCCACGCTCGACCCGCGGCTGGCGCCGCCCCGGCTCGCGGCCGTGCTCGACGCGATCGTAGCGGCCGATGCGCTCGTGGTGGCGAGCCCGGTCTACAAGGGCACCTTCTCCGGTCTGTTCAAGCATCTGTTCGATCTGGTCGATCCCAAGGTGCTGCAGGGCAAGCCTGTGCTGATCGCCGCGACCGGCGGCAGCGAGCGGCACTCGCTGGCGATCGATCACGGCCTGCGGCCGCTGTTCGGGTTCTTCGGCGCCGCCGTCGTCCCGACCGGCGTCTACGCGACCGAGCGCGACTTCCTCGACTACCAGCCGAGCCACACCGCCCTCGTGGCGCGGATCGGTGCTGCGGCGGAAGAGCTCGCGGAGGTGCTCGGCTCCCGACGGGCCGCCCGCGCGCTCGCCAAATCCGCCTGA
- a CDS encoding glutamine amidotransferase family protein, with the protein MCGIVGLFLKDKALEPELGRLLSDMLITMTDRGPDSAGIAIYGAETPGFTKITVQSPEPARDFAGLDDRIKAATGTTVKIAAKATHAVLTVASDAVEAVRAALGAIAPSIRVMGVGTNVEIFKEVGLPRDVVERFGVAAMAGSHGIGHTRMATESAVTTLGAHPFSTGPDQCLVHNGSLSNHNNLRRELKRLGVSFETENDSEVAAAYLTAAMKDGKDLGAALTGALDDLDGFFTFVVGTKSGFGVLRDPIACKPAVMAETDAYVAFGSEYRALAGLPGIETARVWEPEPATVYFWDHAKAA; encoded by the coding sequence ATGTGCGGAATCGTCGGGCTGTTCCTGAAGGACAAGGCGCTCGAGCCCGAGCTCGGCCGGCTCCTGTCCGACATGCTGATCACCATGACCGATCGCGGCCCGGATTCGGCCGGCATCGCGATCTACGGCGCCGAGACGCCCGGCTTCACCAAGATCACGGTGCAATCGCCGGAGCCGGCGCGTGACTTCGCCGGGCTCGACGACCGGATCAAGGCGGCGACCGGAACGACCGTCAAGATCGCGGCCAAGGCGACCCATGCGGTGCTGACGGTCGCTTCGGACGCGGTCGAGGCGGTGCGCGCCGCGCTCGGCGCCATCGCGCCGTCGATCCGCGTCATGGGCGTCGGCACCAATGTCGAGATCTTCAAGGAGGTCGGGCTGCCGCGGGACGTGGTCGAGCGCTTCGGCGTTGCGGCGATGGCGGGCAGCCACGGCATCGGCCATACGCGCATGGCGACCGAATCCGCGGTCACCACGCTCGGCGCACATCCGTTCTCGACCGGGCCGGACCAGTGCCTGGTCCACAACGGCTCGCTGTCGAACCACAACAACCTGCGCCGCGAACTGAAGCGGCTCGGCGTCAGCTTCGAGACCGAGAACGACTCGGAAGTCGCCGCCGCCTATCTGACCGCCGCCATGAAGGACGGCAAGGATCTCGGCGCGGCACTGACCGGTGCACTCGACGATCTCGACGGCTTCTTCACCTTCGTCGTCGGCACCAAGTCCGGCTTCGGCGTGCTGCGCGATCCGATCGCGTGCAAGCCGGCGGTGATGGCCGAAACCGACGCCTATGTCGCGTTCGGCTCGGAATACCGCGCGCTCGCCGGCCTGCCCGGCATCGAGACCGCGCGGGTCTGGGAGCCGGAACCGGCCACGGTCTACTTCTGGGATCACGCCAAGGCGGCGTGA
- a CDS encoding GXGXG domain-containing protein, whose translation MPVFDLAVTPLRALNEALHTVGAGSNDTHFDILNPRGAHAVAVGIDQPLTVAVKGSVGYYCAGMNDGGSVTVAGSAGPGVAENMMSGTVVIEGDASQYAGATGRGGLLVIKGNAASRCGISMKGIDIVVHGSIGHMSAFMAQSGNLVVLGDAGEALGDSLYEARLFVRGSVKSLGADCIEKEMRPEHIAILSDLLAKAGVEGVDPAAFKRYGSARKLYNFNIDNADAY comes from the coding sequence ATGCCCGTCTTCGATCTCGCCGTCACGCCGCTGCGCGCGCTGAATGAGGCCCTGCACACCGTCGGCGCCGGCAGCAACGACACCCATTTCGACATTCTGAACCCGCGCGGCGCCCATGCGGTCGCCGTCGGCATCGACCAGCCGCTCACCGTCGCGGTGAAGGGTTCGGTCGGCTACTACTGCGCCGGCATGAACGACGGCGGCAGCGTCACGGTCGCCGGCTCCGCCGGCCCCGGCGTCGCCGAGAACATGATGTCCGGCACCGTGGTCATCGAGGGCGACGCCTCGCAGTATGCCGGCGCCACCGGGCGCGGCGGCCTGCTCGTGATCAAGGGCAATGCGGCCTCGCGCTGCGGCATCTCGATGAAGGGCATCGACATCGTCGTGCACGGCTCGATCGGCCACATGTCGGCCTTCATGGCGCAGTCCGGCAACCTCGTCGTGCTCGGCGACGCCGGCGAGGCGCTCGGCGACAGTCTCTACGAGGCGCGCCTGTTCGTGCGCGGCTCGGTCAAGAGCCTCGGCGCCGACTGCATCGAAAAGGAGATGCGGCCCGAGCACATCGCGATCCTCAGCGATCTCCTGGCGAAGGCCGGCGTCGAGGGTGTCGATCCGGCCGCGTTCAAGCGCTACGGCTCGGCGCGGAAACTCTACAATTTCAACATCGACAACGCCGACGCGTACTGA